Proteins encoded together in one Pseudomonas sp. ADAK13 window:
- a CDS encoding GntR family transcriptional regulator: MTFKAPDSLAEQIAHHLAERIIRGDLKPGERIQEQKVTLALNVSRGSVREALLILERRHLIAILPRRGAHVTELTAHKVQSLCTLMGELYILLGNAVAAGWQTQADMAPFVQIQQRLIASFERQDIRAFVEESFNVMRAAYPFANNPYLQETVENLQPAMNRAYYLALDQRKASMSEYLVLFEQLLAAVLARDLPQIRQVLSAYGERSCSLVIAALADA; this comes from the coding sequence ATGACGTTCAAGGCGCCGGATAGTCTTGCCGAGCAAATCGCTCACCACCTCGCCGAACGTATCATTCGCGGCGACCTCAAGCCTGGGGAGCGGATCCAGGAGCAGAAGGTCACACTGGCGCTCAATGTCAGCCGTGGCTCCGTGCGCGAAGCCTTGCTGATCCTTGAGCGCCGGCACTTGATCGCGATCCTGCCGCGCCGTGGCGCCCACGTCACCGAGCTGACTGCCCACAAGGTGCAGAGCCTGTGCACGCTGATGGGCGAGCTGTACATCCTGCTGGGCAACGCCGTCGCCGCCGGCTGGCAGACCCAGGCCGACATGGCGCCGTTCGTGCAGATCCAGCAGCGCCTGATCGCCAGCTTCGAGCGCCAGGACATCCGCGCCTTCGTCGAAGAAAGCTTCAACGTGATGCGCGCCGCCTATCCGTTCGCCAACAATCCGTATTTGCAGGAAACCGTCGAGAACCTGCAGCCGGCGATGAACCGCGCCTATTACCTGGCGCTGGATCAACGCAAGGCGTCCATGAGCGAGTACCTGGTGCTGTTTGAGCAATTGCTCGCCGCCGTGCTGGCCCGTGACCTGCCGCAGATTCGCCAGGTGCTCTCGGCTTACGGCGAGCGCAGCTGCTCGCTGGTCATCGCTGCGTTGGCGGACGCCTAA